A single genomic interval of Carassius carassius chromosome 24, fCarCar2.1, whole genome shotgun sequence harbors:
- the LOC132103099 gene encoding LOW QUALITY PROTEIN: FAST kinase domain-containing protein 4-like (The sequence of the model RefSeq protein was modified relative to this genomic sequence to represent the inferred CDS: inserted 2 bases in 1 codon) encodes MTTRLLCRWARLFPRCPQAATASSRLQTSTVHQTEPMCQMSLSWIRPSARHLCQSSELARMEETTTLPYEQTQLVRLVEKASTPEEVLQLWAEHGGSAGDAARCLVQLNLRVMEKGGKGILQDPRCVSMLETVHSQVSSVWNGSLVGLLRALTMLGXPSDAPLLCSIQNEVLWRIRRLTYRHLAYLMDWVAFQQRRGYENEALTKALLKQLELRWTELCDSRTVSILMGRASLFTPSLLDKLEDKALELAESFSAEDIRRVAFALASQNRRAVPLLRALSYHLNQKPSFELKTPLLLDIAYVYGKLNFHQTQVLQRIAAELLPRLSELSSLDVTRCAKSLAFLKWLHLPMFEGFAQHYVSNSENYSTLQVCNLLMSFAKLNFQLGKGEEFYQKVHKALEGSFQNLEPFLKTDVVWSLCVLNQANPYYISSVAQYDFLKKLTGGIVDRTETYRLKLLHISAFIQLEPLGITTESPTVLLPAPQTKVEVSTPLQSSLHTALQSLTNGRTQALRTAVKTIYGWTIDGELMVDSENKPIDLENLKAPHLPGGGERDALPAGARRIAFVAWEFPNFCLRSKDLLGRFAMQKRHLQLAGFIVVEVPYFEWLELKSDWQKVAYLKDKLGKAVAEDMAK; translated from the exons ATGACCACCAGGCTGCTGTGCAGATGGGCGCGATTGTTTCCTCGCTGTCCTCAGGCTGCTACAGCCTCATCCCGACTACAGACCTCCACAGTCCACCAGACTGAACCGATGTGCCAGATGTCCCTGTCTTGGATCCGTCCTTCTGCTAGACACCTCTGTCAGAGCAGTGAACTAGCTAGGATGGAGGAGACGACGACATTGCCATATGAGCAAACACAACTAGTTCGACTTGTTGAAAAGGCATCCACCCCAGAGGAAGTGCTTCAGTTGTGGGCAGAGCATGGTGGATCTGCCGGCGATGCTGCCAGGTGTCTTGTCCAGCTGAACCTGCGGGTCATGGAGAAGGGTGGCAAAGGGATCCTACAGGATCCGCGGTGCGTGAGCATGCTGGAGACAGTTCACTCTCAG GTGTCCTCGGTGTGGAATGGTTCTCTGGTGGGACTTCTGCGTGCTCTTACTATGTTGGG TCCGTCTGATGCCCCTCTACTCTGCTCCATTCAGAATGAAGTGCTCTGGAGGATCCGGCGTCTCACTTACCGGCACCTGGCATACCTGATGGACTGGGTAGCCTTTCAACAAAGACGAGG GTATGAAAATGAAGCACTTACCAAAGCCCTGCTGAAACAGCTGGAGCTGCGCTGGACAGAGCTGTGTGACAGTCGTACCGTCAGCATTCTCATGGGCCGTGCTTCACTCTTCACCCCCTCTCTCTTGGACAAACTGGAGGACAAa GCTCTGGAGTTGGCAGAGAGCTTCAGCGCTGAGGATATCCGGAGGGTGGCCTTTGCACTGGCCTCTCAAAACAGACGAGCCGTTCCTTTATTACGTGCTCTCTCATACCACCTGAACCAGAAACCCTCTTTTGAACTAAAAACACCATTGCTGCTTGACATTGCATATGTTTATG gtaagctgaattttcaccagacACAAGTGCTCCAGAGAATAGCGGCAGAGCTGTTGCCTAGGTTATCAGAACTGAGTTCCCTCGACGTCACCCGCTGTGCCAAGTCTCTAGCCTTTCTCAAGTGGCTCCACTTGCCTATGTTTGAAGGCTTTGCTCAG CACTATGTGAGTAACAGTGAAAACTACAGCACTCTGCAGGTGTGTAATCTCCTCATGTCTTTCGCCAAACTCAACTTCCAACTCGGTAAAGGAGAGGAGTTTTACCAAAAG GTACACAAAGCTTTGGAAGGTTCCTTTCAGAATTTAGAGCCATTCCTGAAAACAGACGTGGTCTGGTCGCTGTGTGTGCTGAACCAGGCCAATCCTTATTACATCTCCTCTGTTGCCCAGTATGACTTTCTGAAGAAACTTACAG GAGGCATTGTGGATCGGACTGAGACCTATCGGCTGAAATTGCTCCATATCTCTGCCTTTATTCAGCTGGAGCCTCTAGGAATCACTACCGAATCCCCCACTGTGCTGCTGCCAGCCCCCCAGACCAAAGTGGAGGTCAGCACCCCTCTGCAGAGCAGCCTTCACACAGCCCTCCAGAGCCTGACAAACGGCCGGACACAGGCCCTCCGCACTGCTGTCAAAACCATATACGGATGGACAATAG ATGGAGAGCTTATGGTAGATTCAGAAAATAAGCCTATTGATTTGGAGAACTTGAAAGCCCCTCATTTACCCGGAGGTGGTGAACGTGATGCCTTACCTGCAGGGGCACGGAG GATAGCATTTGTGGCTTGGGAGTTTCCTAACTTTTGTCTCAGGAGCAAGGATCTGCTGGGCCGCTTTGCCATGCAGAAACGTCACCTACAGCTGGCTGGGTTCATAGTGGTGGAG GTGCCTTACTTTGAATGGCTGGAACTGAAGTCCGACTGGCAGAAAGTGGCTTACTTGAAAGACAAATTAGGGAAGGCAGTGGCTGAGGACATGGCTAAATGA